In one Trichlorobacter lovleyi SZ genomic region, the following are encoded:
- a CDS encoding nucleoid-associated protein — MPDIIINKVVIHELVKEQHQPIQPSNLRAAVLDPTNGIVLKLVDGITSLYGTRNNSAHYGTFRTGDGSGAFPGSFSTYTESATPDDAQFMALTRVAMDELYRKAESSQASSGGYILFADYSSAQSRFFIIAMIKQKEGIRLSEGLEPEELTELDMNRLYQAARVNFGKLSAYLAAPEADRQELSYLSFVSPNAGKTAAGYFVTALGCAPGAASARATDTLVKESTAFFRNNDALNPFRKRFKDNLLAYLSRKEEVGESVKLSEVEEIARQFMPAGEPGQVDEMACALISHLNSEEHAVPVEFPVNKAALKKHTHIIYSADNWDLKFERHALGVTDAAQIYYDRENNRITIKDLPDSLIEKICEELENRPEE, encoded by the coding sequence ATGCCTGATATCATCATTAACAAGGTAGTAATTCATGAGCTTGTTAAAGAACAGCACCAACCAATTCAACCATCTAACCTAAGGGCAGCCGTTCTAGATCCTACTAACGGGATTGTGCTAAAGTTGGTTGACGGCATCACGTCGCTTTATGGCACTCGCAACAACAGCGCCCATTATGGAACCTTCCGTACTGGCGACGGCAGCGGAGCCTTTCCGGGCAGTTTTAGCACATATACTGAATCTGCGACCCCGGATGACGCGCAGTTTATGGCACTAACGCGAGTCGCAATGGACGAACTGTATAGAAAAGCTGAATCAAGCCAAGCGTCATCCGGGGGCTATATACTTTTCGCTGATTATTCAAGCGCTCAGTCAAGGTTTTTCATAATAGCAATGATCAAGCAAAAAGAGGGAATAAGGCTTAGCGAAGGCCTTGAACCAGAGGAACTCACAGAGCTTGATATGAATCGCCTCTACCAGGCAGCTCGCGTTAATTTCGGGAAGTTGTCTGCATATCTTGCTGCACCTGAGGCTGACCGTCAAGAGTTGAGCTATCTGAGTTTTGTAAGCCCAAATGCTGGAAAGACGGCGGCTGGTTATTTTGTAACTGCACTTGGTTGCGCCCCCGGAGCTGCATCAGCACGTGCTACCGACACTTTGGTTAAAGAAAGTACAGCATTTTTTAGAAACAACGACGCTCTTAACCCTTTTCGCAAGAGGTTTAAAGACAACTTGCTTGCATACCTTTCGAGAAAAGAGGAGGTAGGAGAATCCGTTAAACTCAGCGAGGTGGAAGAGATAGCACGTCAGTTCATGCCAGCTGGAGAGCCGGGCCAAGTCGACGAGATGGCTTGTGCTCTCATCTCACATCTGAATAGTGAAGAGCATGCTGTACCAGTTGAATTTCCCGTAAACAAGGCTGCATTAAAAAAACACACGCATATTATTTACAGTGCTGACAATTGGGATCTTAAATTTGAACGTCATGCTCTCGGGGTGACTGACGCTGCTCAAATATATTACGACCGAGAAAATAATCGCATTACGATAAAGGATCTACCTGATAGTTTGATCGAAAAAATCTGTGAAGAGCTAGAAAACAGGCCAGAGGAGTAA